In one Acidobacteriota bacterium genomic region, the following are encoded:
- a CDS encoding PqqD family protein, translated as MTQPHSTSGDAAGVADRVYEAHPEASFTRLGDDGLVVVPRGAWNLVVNETAIRVLELLDGRRTVGEIADIVAEEYEGADRDTILQDLVEVLEDLARRGAVRRAGP; from the coding sequence ATGACCCAACCCCACAGCACGAGCGGCGACGCGGCCGGCGTCGCGGACCGCGTCTACGAGGCCCATCCCGAGGCCTCTTTCACCCGCCTGGGGGACGACGGTCTGGTCGTGGTTCCGCGGGGTGCCTGGAACCTCGTCGTCAACGAAACGGCGATCAGGGTCCTCGAGCTCCTGGACGGCCGCCGGACCGTCGGCGAGATCGCCGATATCGTCGCCGAGGAATACGAAGGAGCCGATCGGGACACGATCCTGCAGGATCTGGTCGAAGTGCTCGAAGATTTGGCCCGG
- the uvrC gene encoding excinuclease ABC subunit UvrC, producing the protein MSGSGQVRDSSGGPPLSLREQLDALPKEPGCYRFRGAQGEVIYVGKARSLRSRVRSYFQPGAQHPPKVAAMVAEARSVDVIVTGSELEALILENNLIKEHRPRYNVLLRDDKNFPYLKLTVGDRFPRVVLVRRPRADGHAYFGPFLPASHAWRTLRMIPRFFQVANCRVRFDGKQRPCLYYHLDQCLAPCAGKADPAEYAERVAQVRLFLEGRDRELSERLRRSMEAASRELRFEAAARYRDMLASLERLAERQQMASVGLEAADFWAEYREGDQAAVELFRMREGRVVGRREFTLSNAPEPERLYDEILPQFYSAEEPPPEVVLPRLPGEPELIRTFLGQRRGGPVRLRAPTRGERRRLLDLVARNAKLAFEARFRARHVFGVQVLEEIRDLLGLPEPPYRIEGIDVSHLAGSEPRASVVVFEGGRPRKSDYRSYRIRSAAGGDDYAAVREVVTRRYGRLAREGKRLPDLVLIDGGRGQLAAAREALAALDLGDLPIASIAKREEEIFVDSGGQPLLLGRDDPALHLIQQVRDEAHRFALRQHRRARSRRTLDSPLLKVPGVGPVTARRLLEQFGSVEGIRRAGFEALARAVGRAKARAIVESLAGGS; encoded by the coding sequence GTGAGCGGATCGGGGCAGGTGCGGGATTCCTCCGGAGGACCGCCGCTTTCGCTGAGGGAACAGCTCGACGCTCTGCCGAAAGAGCCGGGTTGTTACCGGTTCCGGGGAGCGCAAGGGGAAGTGATCTACGTGGGGAAGGCGCGGTCTCTCCGATCGCGGGTCCGCTCCTATTTCCAGCCGGGAGCCCAGCATCCGCCCAAGGTGGCGGCGATGGTGGCGGAAGCGCGGTCGGTGGACGTGATCGTCACCGGCTCGGAGCTCGAGGCGCTGATCCTCGAGAACAACCTGATCAAGGAACATCGCCCCCGGTACAACGTTCTCCTGCGTGACGACAAGAATTTTCCATACCTGAAATTGACCGTCGGCGATCGGTTCCCGCGCGTGGTGCTCGTGCGCCGCCCGCGGGCCGACGGCCACGCCTACTTCGGGCCGTTCCTGCCCGCGAGCCACGCGTGGCGGACGCTGCGCATGATTCCGCGCTTTTTCCAGGTGGCCAACTGCCGCGTCCGTTTCGACGGAAAACAACGGCCCTGCCTGTACTACCACCTCGACCAGTGCCTGGCGCCCTGCGCCGGGAAAGCGGATCCGGCCGAGTACGCCGAGCGCGTGGCCCAGGTCCGGTTGTTTCTGGAAGGTCGCGACCGGGAGCTCTCCGAACGCCTGCGGCGCAGCATGGAAGCGGCGAGCCGCGAGCTCCGCTTCGAGGCGGCCGCGCGGTACCGCGACATGCTCGCGTCGCTCGAGCGGCTGGCCGAGCGGCAGCAGATGGCCTCGGTCGGGCTCGAAGCGGCCGACTTCTGGGCCGAGTACCGGGAGGGTGACCAGGCGGCCGTCGAGTTGTTCCGGATGCGCGAGGGTCGTGTCGTTGGGCGCCGGGAGTTCACCCTGTCGAACGCGCCCGAGCCGGAGCGGCTGTACGACGAGATTCTCCCGCAGTTCTATTCGGCCGAAGAGCCGCCGCCCGAGGTGGTCCTGCCGCGGCTGCCCGGCGAACCGGAGCTGATCCGCACCTTCCTCGGGCAAAGGCGCGGCGGCCCGGTTCGCCTGCGGGCTCCCACGCGGGGCGAGCGCCGGCGCCTGCTCGATCTGGTGGCGCGAAACGCGAAGCTCGCCTTCGAGGCGAGGTTCCGTGCCCGCCACGTGTTCGGGGTTCAGGTGCTCGAGGAGATCAGGGATCTGCTCGGCCTTCCCGAGCCTCCCTATCGGATCGAGGGCATCGACGTCAGCCACCTCGCTGGGAGCGAGCCGCGGGCCTCGGTGGTGGTCTTCGAGGGGGGCCGGCCGCGCAAGTCGGACTACCGGAGCTACCGGATCCGCTCGGCGGCGGGCGGCGACGACTACGCGGCCGTGCGCGAGGTCGTCACCCGGCGGTACGGCCGCCTCGCCCGCGAAGGCAAGCGGCTTCCGGATCTCGTTCTCATCGACGGCGGCCGCGGTCAACTCGCCGCCGCCCGGGAAGCGCTCGCGGCTCTCGACCTGGGGGACCTGCCGATCGCGTCGATCGCGAAGAGGGAAGAGGAGATCTTCGTCGATTCCGGGGGGCAGCCGCTGCTCCTCGGACGGGACGATCCGGCGCTTCACCTGATCCAGCAGGTGCGCGACGAAGCGCACCGCTTCGCTCTCCGGCAGCATCGGCGCGCCCGCTCGCGCCGGACGTTGGACTCCCCCCTCCTCAAGGTCCCGGGAGTGGGGCCGGTCACGGCCAGGCGGCTGCTCGAACAGTTCGGTTCGGTGGAGGGGATCCGGCGCGCCGGTTTCGAGGCCCTCGCGCGCGCGGTCGGCCGGGCGAAGGCCCGGGCGATCGTCGAGTCGCTGGCGGGCGGATCCTGA